DNA from Pseudocitrobacter corydidari:
GATCGATGGGGTTTTAGAAGGCTCGCTGAGTGCAGCTTTTGTCGACGGCCCGGTGATGCATCCAGGCCTGGAAGGCATGCCGGTTTATCAGGAAGAGATGATGATCGTCGCGGCGAATGGCCACCCTAAAATTTCCCGCGCCAGCGACGTCAACGGCACGAGTATTTACGCGTTTCGGGCCAATTGCTCTTATCGTCGCCATTTCGAGAGCTGGTTTCAGGCCGATCACGCAACGCCCGGCAGAATTCACGAGATGGAGTCCTATCACGGAATGCTGGCCTGTGTGATAGCCGGAGCGGGTTTAGCATTGATGCCGCGCAGTATGCTGGAAAGTATGCCTGGACATCATCAGGTCGAGGCCTGGCCGCTGGCAGAGAAATGGCGCTGGCTGACGACCTGGCTGGTCTGGCGGCGTGGCGCAAAAAGCCGCCAGTTAGAGGCGTTTATTGAATTGTTGGATGAGCCACCAGCAGATTAGTCCGCGATGATCAGTCTTGTAGACAAAGGCGTCAACGCACTACGCGCCTGCCCATCAAGCTGATTATCCGTAATAATTTCCGTCAGTTCGTTAAGATGCGCAATATTGAACAGCGACCATGCCCCGTATTTAGAACTGTCGGCCAGCAAAATTTTGCGTGATGCATGTGCGATAAGGTCACGCTTCAGCGCAGCTTTCTCTTCCGTGGGTGCTGTAATACCCTTCTCAAGATCCCAGCCGTTACAGCTTAAAAACGCCACGTCCGGCCAGGTATTTTGCAGCAATTTGCGACCGTGTTCGCCAATACAGGACTGGCTGGAGTCATCGATACGTCCGCCGATAATCGTTACTTCAATTTGTTTGAACTCCGCCAGAAAGAGCGCGATATGCAGGTCGCTTGTGATAACGCGAAGGGGTAAATGGGTAATCTGCCGCGCGAGCTCAATCATGGTTGTACCCGCGTCAAGAACGACGGAATCCCCCGCCTTCACCATCGATGCAGCGGCACTGGCAATGGCGTGTTTTTCCGCCAGGCTGCGCTGCATTTTCTCATGGGTCGTCGGTTGGGCAGGAATAAACCGGTTGAGCGTCACGCCGCCGTGTGTTCGGCTGATAACACCCTGCTCATCGAGCTTTATCAGGTCTCGACGAATCGTGGCCGGTGAAGCATCAGTTACCGCCACCAGCTCATCAACGGTGACCAGATTGTGGCTCTTCAGGTAATCCATTATCTGCTCTAACCGGTTATATCCCTTCATTTTATTCCCGCGAAATCTGCATTGCTAACTGGATGGAGACCGCCATGCTCTCAGACTTGGCTTTTCCTGTCCAGGCAATATCAAACGCGGTGCCGTGGTCGGCAGAAGTACGAATAAAGGGCAGCCCGGCGGTGATATTGACACCATCATAAAAACCAAGCAGTTTCAGCGGGATATGCCCCTGATCGTGGTACATGGCGACCACCATATCGTACAGCCCGTCGTGGCACTGCATAAACACGGTATCCGGCGGGCACGGGCCGGTAACATCGATACCTTCGGCCTGCATTGCTTTAATCGCGGGTGCGATAATCTCGATTTCCTCAGTGCCAAATAAACCGTGTTCCCCTGCATGCGGGTTCACACCCGCCACAGCAATACGTGGGCGCGCAATGCCAACCCGTTTCAGGAAGTGGTTCGCCACACGAATGACCGTCTTCACCCGGTCACCGTTCAGCGTATCCAGGAATTTACGCAGTGAGATATGGGTCGAAATATGAATAACCTTGAGCTTATCGGTATAGAGCACCATCGCGTACTCTTCACTGCCCGTCAGATGCGCCAGTAATTCCGTATGGCCCGGATAGTTATGCCCGCCAAGATGCAAAGCTTCTTTATTCAACGGCGCCGTGGCAATGGCTTTCACCTCGCCTGCCAGGGCCAGGGCCGTAGCACGTTTGATACAGCGATACGCTAAATCGCCTGCCGCAGCCTGTACCACACCGGGTGTCAGCGCATCGGGATTAGCCAGCGGCTCATCCATCACGTTAATCACGCCGGGAGCAAAATGGGCGTCGCTTACCTTTTCAATGACCCGTAACTCAGCCTGCGGCGTGATATTCATCGCCAGAATACGTCGCAGCGTGCGGACGCACCCTACTACCACTACCGGCGCGCCCGAAAGCCCGGCATCTGTCAGGGATTTAATAATGATCTCCGGGCCAATACCCGCCGGGTCGCCCATGGTTACCGCAATAATATTATTCACTCATTTTCTCCTCGATAAAATTCAGAACCTGACGCAACGTGGTCTCATCGCCAAACCCGCCTGCTTTCGTCATCACCGGACGTGACCAGACGCCGCCCAAAAAGTGACCATATGGAACGCATTGCGCCACGTTTCTCCTAATACGAAACCCGCTCGCACCTAACGCGCTGGCCGTCGCCATTGCCACATCGCCACCTGAGAGATAAAGCGCATCGGGCGTTGCGTGAAGCAAAACCTGCCGGGTGAGTTCGCCGAGAAACTGGCAAATCTTTTCGCCAAGCGCTGTACGACTCATCTGCCAACGCTGACAAAGGGTGTCGATATGGTGCCTTGCTACAGAATCGGTACAGGTGTGGACAATACAGTGGTCTCCTTTCTGCAAGGCCTGAGCAATACGCACGCCATAGCCACTGGCGTCGCCTGCCAGAATGTGTTCAACATCGACGTATATCTTTGTGGTGCGTGGATGTGAATGCAGTGTGGCAATCTGCTGTTGAGCGATTTCGCTCATTGAACCAATAATGGCCAGCACGGTGCGTGGCGGCATTATCGCCGAGCGCCGGGCCACGGCATTACAAATACCAGCGGAGCCGACCAGCAGCAGCGGCTGTTTAGCCTGCATCACGGCGGCAGCGATGCGATCCAGGTCGTTGTCCGTCTGCGCATCCATCACGCCAATCCACGGTTGCTCACAAGACAAATGGCTGAGCTGAGAAACCGTAACGGGCTGGCATGTAATGGCCGTCTGTAGCCGGATGATGTCCGTAATTCGGGCACTCATTACCGGGGTTTTCGGATCGCTGGCAAACTCGGTTTCCGTTAGCCGCACGCCGTTTACCCGACACTCACCGTCCACCGTGGTCCTTCCCGCCTGAGGAAATGCGGGAGCAACCACTGCGCCCGTTAGACCGCAGGCCCTCATCAGGGCTTCAATTTCCGCGCCGATATTGCCGCGCAGCGTGGAGTCTATCTTTTTAATCATGAGCGGCGGGTTATTCGCCATGGGAAGATGGCGCATCAGCGAGGTCATTTTCATCGCCGCCTGCTTAGGATCCATCGCCCGGCTGTCGCTATTAATCACCCATACGCTGGCATCACCGCGATAAGGCGTTTCAAAGGCCACATCAACCGTATGCCCCACCTGCGCCAGACTTACCCCCGCGTCGTTGGCCCCCGTGAAATCATCGGCCACGACGAGAATGCTCGGCTTACTGATTCCCTTTTCCATCATCACTCCGGGTTGTTTATGTTGAGAATGATTATATTCAATCACATTTGATTAAATGTGAGCAAGCTCAAGTTATTAACCACCCGGATAAATTATAAAATTAGGCCATGGTACGTAGACGACGGCATTTTTCATGATTGAATTCAATCACCAGAAGAGAGGTTATTTGTGGTAATCATCAACAGCACCATACTGAGCGGCGCAGGCGCAATCCCTTCCCTGACATCGCTCTTACCCGGCATTAGAAAATTGCTGCTGGTCACAGACAGCAATATTGCGCAGCTTAACGGTGTGCAGCAGATTCGCGCCTTACTGGAAAAGCACTGCCCGCAGGTGAGCGTTAACGATAATGTGCCCGCAGAGCCTACGCATCATGATGTGCGCCAGCAAATGGCGAACCTCGGCAACGCTTCGTTTGATGTGGTGGTGGGCGTCGGCGGCGGCAGCGTGCTGGATGTCGCAAAACTGTTGTCGGTGCTTTGTCACCCTGATTCACCGGGGCTGGATGCGCTGCTTGCCGGTGAAAAACCGACGCAGCGGGTGCAATCATGGTTGATTCCTACAACCGCCGGTACCGGTTCAGAAGCCACGCCGAATGCGATTCTGGCGATCCCTGAGCAAAGCACGAAGGTGGGTATTATTTCTCCGGTGCTGCTACCGGATTACGTGGCGCTTTTCCCCGAGCTGACCACCAGCATGCCTGCGCATATTGCAGCGTCCACAGGCATAGATGCGCTTTGTCACTTACTGGAGTGTTTTACCGCGACCGTGGCAAACCCGGTCAGTGATAACGCTGCCCTGACCGGGCTAAGTAAGCTTTTCCGGCATATTCAGCCCGCCGTGAACGATCCTCAGGATCTGCGCGCAAAACTGGAAATGCTGTGGGCGTCTTACTATGGCGGCGTGGCGATTACCCATGCGGGCACGCACCTGGTTCATGCGCTCTCCTACCCGTTAGGTGGGAAATATCACCTTCCGCACGGCGTGGCGAATGCCATCTTGCTGGCGCCATGCATGGCCGTCGTACGCCCTTACGCGGTTGAGAAATTTGCCCGGGTCTGGGATTGCATTCCTGACGCGGATACCTCCCTGAGCGCGGAAGCGAAATCTCACGCACTGGTGGCCTGGCTACAGGCATTAGTCAATCAACTCAAACTGCCCAACAATCTCGCGGATCTAGGCGTACCGCCCGAAGATATTGCGTCTCTTAGCGAGGCGGCATTGAACGTGAAACGCCTGATGAACAATGCCCCCTGCCAGCTTGATCAGCAGGACGTGCAGGCCATTTACCAAACACTGTTTCCGCAACATAAATTTAAGGAATAAATCATGCCGAAAACCATTGAAGGTGTATTAACCGCCATCGTCACCCCATTTACCGCGACCGGCGGTCTGAATCTTCCGGCGTTAAAAGTCCAGGTGAATCGCCAACTGGAAGCCGGTAACGCGATTTTTTGCGGCGGCACCAACGGCGAGTTTTTTGTGCTGAACGAGCAGGAAAAACTCAGCGTTACGCAAACCTGCGTGGATGAAGTATCTGGCCGCGCACCGGTCGTGGCGCACATTGGTGAGATCTCGACGCGCGAAACAATTCATCTGGGCCAGCAGATTGAGAAAATGGGCGTAGATGCGGTATCGGTCATTACCCCGTTCTTCGTGCCGCTGAAGCAAGAAGAGCTGATTGCCCATTACACCGCAATTGCCGACGCGCTGAGCATTCCGATGTTTCTCTATAACATCCCGGCCCGCACCGGCAATACGATTCAGCCGGAAACCGCGCGCGCCCTGGCGTCGCACCCCAATATCATTGGGATTAAAGACAGCGCAGGAAGCCACGAAAGCCTGAAGGGTTTTCTCGATGCGGTGCGCGACATTGACGGCTTTAATGTGCTTAACGGCCCGGACTCGCTGATCCATAAAGGATTTGTCGAGGGGTGTTCAGCCTGCATCTCCGGGCTCGCCAACGTCGCGCCGCGAGAAATCAATGCCATCTGGTCTCGCTTCCATGCCGGTGATATTGAAGGGTCTTATCAGGCGCAAGAGAGTGTGACGGGCCTGCGTACCGAGCTCTATAAAGTGGCGTTTTCTCCGGCTGCGGTGAAAAAAGCATTGCAGCTTATTGGGCATGATGTGGGTGATAGCCGATACGCGGTTAATTTCACGTCGGAACAACTCAGCGAGATTAAACAAATTATTCGCAATTATAATATCAAATAAAATAATTATATTATCCAGCTCGCCAACCTGTTTCCATTAAGATTAGATTAAAGAGACTAAAGGATTAACACATGTTGCTGTGGTTATTGCAGCCAGACATTTGGCTCACTTTACTTACCCTCACCTTTCTGGAAATTATTCTCGGGGTGGATAATATTATTTTTCTTTCACTGGTAGTGGCAAAGCTGCCGTTATCGCAGCAAAATATGGCGCGTAAACTGGGTTTAAGCTGCGCGATGATTATGCGGATATTATTGCTGATATCCATTGCGTGGCTTTCACATATTACCCAGCCGCTTTTTACGGTGCTAGCGCTGGAGGTTTCCTTCCGCACATTGATTCTGCTCGGCGGCGGGTTGTTCCTGATTTATAAAGCGATACAGGAGATACACGAAGAGCTGTCGCCCGCGCAGGAAGACGCGCATGGCAGCGGGTCGCGGCAGCTGTCGCTGTGCGGTGCTATTGTGCAGATAATGCTGCTCGATATCGTATTTAGCCTGGATTCGGTCATCACCGCCGTCGGTCTTTCTCAACATATATTTATTATGATTGCCGCCGTGATGATTGCCGTTGGCATCATGATGTTTGCGGCGAAAACCATTGGTGATTTCGTTAACGCCACACCGTCAATAAAAATACTGGCCTTAACCTTTTTATTATTTGTCGGCGTATTGCTGGTTGCCGATAGCCTCAACATTCATATTGCCAAAGAGTATCTCTACTTCGCGATATTTTTCTCATTAAGCGTGGAGACACTCAATATTTTCCGTGAAAGAAGACATAAAAAAGTTTCGACAAAGATCGAAACGCATGAATCGCACTCGCATTAATAAATCTATTACCGACCTTAAGATGGAGTCTAACTATGTCTGTAGCCCTTATTCGTGACGGGGTCATCCGACCATCCGAAAACGATTCGCGTGTGTATACCGCCATGCTGCCCTCGTCCTGCCCGCAAAACCACGCGGCGAATATTCTGCCATTGCCGGATGGCGCATTAATGTGCGTCTGGTTTGGTGGAACGCAGGAAGGTATTGCCGATATTTCCGTCTGGGGATCGCGGCTGCCCGCAGGTGGAACGCAGTGGAGCGATGCGGTCAAGCTCTCCCACGACGACACGCGTTCAGAGCAGAACCCGGTACTGTTTCTCGCGCCCGATAACGTGCTGTGGCTGCTGTGGACCGCACAAATATCCGGTAATCAGGACACGGCCATCGTCCGCTATCGTAAGTCAACCGACCTTGGGCAAACCTGGGGCGAGATTGCCACCCTGCTCGATAAACCCGGCACGTTCATTCGCCAGCCGATCACGGTGCTTGATAACGGTAACTGGCTGCTGCCCGTCTTTTATTGCCGTACCCAACCCGGCGAAAAATGGGTCGGCAATGATGATATCAGCGCAGTGAAAATTTCCGCTGACGGTGGTCACTCCTGGCGCGATGTCGAGGTACCGCAAAGTCTCGGCTGCGTTCATATGAATATCACAATGCTGCGCGACAGTACGCTGGTTGCTCTCTTCCGCAGTCGTTGGGCGGACAACATCTACATCAGCCATTCTGCGGACCACGGCGAGAGCTGGTCGGTGCCACAAGCAACTGAACTGCCCAACAACAATTCGTCTATTCAGGTGACGACGCTTGCCAGCGGCGAGCTGGCGCTGGTGTACAACGCAATGAGCGCGGCTGGCGCAGTGGAACGCCGCGCGTCGCTGTATGACGAAATCGACGATGGCGACGATAGCCGCAAAGAACCCACCGCCGTTGGACGCTCCGCTTTCTGGGGTGCCCCGCGCGCGCCAATGACAGTGGCGATTTCTGCCGATGGCGGGAAAAGCTGGCCGTGGCGGCGCAATCTCGATGAAGGCGACGGCTACTGCATGACCAACAATTCGCTGGAAAAGCTAAACCGCGAGTTCTCCTACCCCAGCATCAAGCAAAGCCCGGACGGTTCGCTGCATATCGCTTACACCTGGTGGCGTCAGGCTATCAAGTACGTGCGCATCTCCCCCGAGTGGGTTAAGGGGCGGGCATCATGATTATCGGCAATCTCAACCATTTGTCGCAGGCGGGGCTTCCCGCCGGGGTGAAAAATATTCTGCTGCGCCCGGAGTGTTCGTTACAGGCGTTATCCGCCAGAGAGGACGGTCGCTGGCAACCTGAAGGATGCCGGTGGTTCTGCACGCTGGGCCTTTCAGACACGCAGCCCGCCGATCTCCGGCATACGGAGTATCACCATCTGTGGGCCGATATTCAGGTGGTGATTACCGGGTGTGAGGGCATTAATGCGGGAACGCGGCCCATCGCTCACAAAGGCGATGAAGAACGTAAGCCCGATCTGTTTATCGCCCTGCTCCCTGAGAACAACGTCTCCATCACCCTACACGCCGGTGATTTTGCCGTCTTTATGCCAGAAGAACCCCATCAGGCGCTGTGCGCGATTGACGCGGCTACGTCAGTACGCAAAGCGGTCTTTAAGGTGCCGCGCGACATGCTGGAAGCCTAAAAG
Protein-coding regions in this window:
- the ptrR gene encoding putrescine utilization regulator PtrR; amino-acid sequence: MDLTQLEMFNAVAQTGSITQAAQVVHRVPSNLTTRIRQLEADLGVELFIRESQRLRLSPAGHSFLRYSQQILALVDEARMVVAGDEPQGLFSLGALESTAAVRIPETLARYNQRYPKIQFDLATGPSGTMIDGVLEGSLSAAFVDGPVMHPGLEGMPVYQEEMMIVAANGHPKISRASDVNGTSIYAFRANCSYRRHFESWFQADHATPGRIHEMESYHGMLACVIAGAGLALMPRSMLESMPGHHQVEAWPLAEKWRWLTTWLVWRRGAKSRQLEAFIELLDEPPAD
- a CDS encoding DeoR/GlpR family DNA-binding transcription regulator yields the protein MKGYNRLEQIMDYLKSHNLVTVDELVAVTDASPATIRRDLIKLDEQGVISRTHGGVTLNRFIPAQPTTHEKMQRSLAEKHAIASAAASMVKAGDSVVLDAGTTMIELARQITHLPLRVITSDLHIALFLAEFKQIEVTIIGGRIDDSSQSCIGEHGRKLLQNTWPDVAFLSCNGWDLEKGITAPTEEKAALKRDLIAHASRKILLADSSKYGAWSLFNIAHLNELTEIITDNQLDGQARSALTPLSTRLIIAD
- a CDS encoding D-threonate 4-phosphate dehydrogenase produces the protein MNNIIAVTMGDPAGIGPEIIIKSLTDAGLSGAPVVVVGCVRTLRRILAMNITPQAELRVIEKVSDAHFAPGVINVMDEPLANPDALTPGVVQAAAGDLAYRCIKRATALALAGEVKAIATAPLNKEALHLGGHNYPGHTELLAHLTGSEEYAMVLYTDKLKVIHISTHISLRKFLDTLNGDRVKTVIRVANHFLKRVGIARPRIAVAGVNPHAGEHGLFGTEEIEIIAPAIKAMQAEGIDVTGPCPPDTVFMQCHDGLYDMVVAMYHDQGHIPLKLLGFYDGVNITAGLPFIRTSADHGTAFDIAWTGKAKSESMAVSIQLAMQISRE
- the dtnK gene encoding D-threonate kinase, whose product is MEKGISKPSILVVADDFTGANDAGVSLAQVGHTVDVAFETPYRGDASVWVINSDSRAMDPKQAAMKMTSLMRHLPMANNPPLMIKKIDSTLRGNIGAEIEALMRACGLTGAVVAPAFPQAGRTTVDGECRVNGVRLTETEFASDPKTPVMSARITDIIRLQTAITCQPVTVSQLSHLSCEQPWIGVMDAQTDNDLDRIAAAVMQAKQPLLLVGSAGICNAVARRSAIMPPRTVLAIIGSMSEIAQQQIATLHSHPRTTKIYVDVEHILAGDASGYGVRIAQALQKGDHCIVHTCTDSVARHHIDTLCQRWQMSRTALGEKICQFLGELTRQVLLHATPDALYLSGGDVAMATASALGASGFRIRRNVAQCVPYGHFLGGVWSRPVMTKAGGFGDETTLRQVLNFIEEKMSE
- a CDS encoding iron-containing alcohol dehydrogenase encodes the protein MVIINSTILSGAGAIPSLTSLLPGIRKLLLVTDSNIAQLNGVQQIRALLEKHCPQVSVNDNVPAEPTHHDVRQQMANLGNASFDVVVGVGGGSVLDVAKLLSVLCHPDSPGLDALLAGEKPTQRVQSWLIPTTAGTGSEATPNAILAIPEQSTKVGIISPVLLPDYVALFPELTTSMPAHIAASTGIDALCHLLECFTATVANPVSDNAALTGLSKLFRHIQPAVNDPQDLRAKLEMLWASYYGGVAITHAGTHLVHALSYPLGGKYHLPHGVANAILLAPCMAVVRPYAVEKFARVWDCIPDADTSLSAEAKSHALVAWLQALVNQLKLPNNLADLGVPPEDIASLSEAALNVKRLMNNAPCQLDQQDVQAIYQTLFPQHKFKE
- a CDS encoding dihydrodipicolinate synthase family protein; translated protein: MPKTIEGVLTAIVTPFTATGGLNLPALKVQVNRQLEAGNAIFCGGTNGEFFVLNEQEKLSVTQTCVDEVSGRAPVVAHIGEISTRETIHLGQQIEKMGVDAVSVITPFFVPLKQEELIAHYTAIADALSIPMFLYNIPARTGNTIQPETARALASHPNIIGIKDSAGSHESLKGFLDAVRDIDGFNVLNGPDSLIHKGFVEGCSACISGLANVAPREINAIWSRFHAGDIEGSYQAQESVTGLRTELYKVAFSPAAVKKALQLIGHDVGDSRYAVNFTSEQLSEIKQIIRNYNIK
- a CDS encoding TerC family protein, translated to MLLWLLQPDIWLTLLTLTFLEIILGVDNIIFLSLVVAKLPLSQQNMARKLGLSCAMIMRILLLISIAWLSHITQPLFTVLALEVSFRTLILLGGGLFLIYKAIQEIHEELSPAQEDAHGSGSRQLSLCGAIVQIMLLDIVFSLDSVITAVGLSQHIFIMIAAVMIAVGIMMFAAKTIGDFVNATPSIKILALTFLLFVGVLLVADSLNIHIAKEYLYFAIFFSLSVETLNIFRERRHKKVSTKIETHESHSH
- a CDS encoding sialidase family protein is translated as MSVALIRDGVIRPSENDSRVYTAMLPSSCPQNHAANILPLPDGALMCVWFGGTQEGIADISVWGSRLPAGGTQWSDAVKLSHDDTRSEQNPVLFLAPDNVLWLLWTAQISGNQDTAIVRYRKSTDLGQTWGEIATLLDKPGTFIRQPITVLDNGNWLLPVFYCRTQPGEKWVGNDDISAVKISADGGHSWRDVEVPQSLGCVHMNITMLRDSTLVALFRSRWADNIYISHSADHGESWSVPQATELPNNNSSIQVTTLASGELALVYNAMSAAGAVERRASLYDEIDDGDDSRKEPTAVGRSAFWGAPRAPMTVAISADGGKSWPWRRNLDEGDGYCMTNNSLEKLNREFSYPSIKQSPDGSLHIAYTWWRQAIKYVRISPEWVKGRAS
- a CDS encoding YhcH/YjgK/YiaL family protein, encoding MIIGNLNHLSQAGLPAGVKNILLRPECSLQALSAREDGRWQPEGCRWFCTLGLSDTQPADLRHTEYHHLWADIQVVITGCEGINAGTRPIAHKGDEERKPDLFIALLPENNVSITLHAGDFAVFMPEEPHQALCAIDAATSVRKAVFKVPRDMLEA